In Pseudovibrio brasiliensis, the following are encoded in one genomic region:
- a CDS encoding LysE family translocator, which yields MDLQILLVFGATLFVVAITPGPAIAALVSRTLGFGLQGTLTFVSGMLIGSMCLFILAILGLAKLASTYVLAFTVVKYAGAAYLLFLAWKLWRASGLQAQQMDEQAATPQNTKGSAKTLVSGMLITLSNPKGLLFYAALMPSVVPMETITTIGLVELMFVTLTVLSVVFAIYIGVTVRARSLLTSEKAVGRLNKSASVAMFGAAAAIVAK from the coding sequence ATGGACCTGCAAATTCTTCTCGTTTTCGGGGCAACCCTGTTTGTTGTTGCCATCACTCCGGGCCCTGCCATCGCCGCACTGGTGTCACGCACGCTCGGGTTTGGTCTGCAAGGCACGCTCACGTTCGTCTCTGGTATGCTAATTGGCAGCATGTGCCTGTTTATTCTGGCAATCCTCGGTCTGGCGAAGTTGGCGAGTACCTACGTTCTGGCGTTCACCGTGGTCAAATACGCAGGCGCTGCTTATCTGCTCTTTCTCGCCTGGAAACTCTGGCGCGCGAGCGGCTTGCAAGCGCAGCAGATGGATGAGCAAGCAGCAACGCCACAAAACACAAAGGGCAGCGCGAAAACGCTGGTCTCTGGCATGCTGATCACGCTCTCCAATCCAAAAGGTCTGCTGTTTTATGCAGCGCTGATGCCAAGCGTGGTGCCGATGGAAACCATCACGACCATCGGGCTGGTGGAACTGATGTTCGTCACGCTTACCGTATTGTCAGTGGTCTTCGCGATCTATATTGGAGTGACCGTACGGGCACGAAGCCTCCTGACCTCAGAAAAAGCCGTTGGCAGATTGAACAAGAGCGCGAGCGTTGCAATGTTTGGCGCCGCTGCTGCAATCGTCGCGAAATAA
- a CDS encoding LysE family translocator yields MELAVLLFFAGTLFAAAITPGPGIAALLARIFGQGMRGTPMFVVGMICGDLFWFTLAIMGLAAIATNYAIVFVVLKWLGAAYLLYMAWGMWNSKGVTPTQEGDAAVKATSRLAALLAGLSMNLSNPKVVIFYMALMPNIVPMDKIGLLAYWELAATMACVLFIVFGIYAYLAVSAKKLMSSQRAFKRLNRGSSMVMVGVAATMVTR; encoded by the coding sequence ATGGAACTGGCAGTTCTTTTGTTTTTTGCAGGAACCCTGTTCGCTGCAGCCATTACCCCTGGCCCCGGCATCGCGGCTTTGTTGGCCCGTATCTTCGGTCAGGGCATGCGCGGTACGCCGATGTTTGTGGTCGGCATGATCTGTGGGGATCTCTTCTGGTTTACGCTGGCGATCATGGGCCTCGCCGCCATCGCAACCAACTACGCCATCGTGTTCGTTGTCCTCAAATGGCTTGGTGCGGCTTATCTGCTTTATATGGCTTGGGGCATGTGGAATTCCAAAGGCGTTACCCCTACGCAAGAAGGCGATGCAGCAGTGAAAGCAACGTCCCGTCTGGCTGCTTTGCTGGCTGGCCTGTCCATGAACCTCTCCAATCCCAAGGTGGTGATCTTTTACATGGCGCTGATGCCCAATATCGTGCCCATGGATAAGATCGGCTTGCTTGCTTATTGGGAACTTGCCGCGACTATGGCTTGCGTGCTGTTCATCGTCTTTGGCATCTATGCGTATCTGGCTGTTTCTGCGAAGAAACTCATGTCCTCGCAGCGCGCATTTAAGCGCCTCAACAGAGGGTCCAGTATGGTGATGGTCGGTGTTGCTGCAACCATGGTAACCCGCTAA
- a CDS encoding LysE family translocator translates to MDVTSLALFAGTLFTLAVIPGPAVFAIIARAMSFGSSGAMLFCFGLLSGDLLWFSMAALGLAAIASSFSGAFVVLQWLGAAYLTYIAWGIWKSASATPSEDQETLATPQTSARTSLFAGLLFNLSNPKAIMFYLALMPNLVSVEEMNLLGFVELALVLSVVLLTINGVYSFLAVKFRELLSSEKTMYLINRLAALGLLCIAALMIAR, encoded by the coding sequence ATGGATGTCACGAGCCTTGCCCTGTTTGCCGGCACGCTTTTTACGCTTGCTGTCATCCCCGGCCCCGCCGTTTTCGCGATCATCGCCCGCGCCATGAGCTTTGGCAGCAGCGGAGCCATGCTGTTCTGCTTTGGATTGCTGAGTGGCGACTTACTGTGGTTTTCCATGGCCGCATTGGGCTTGGCAGCTATTGCAAGCAGCTTCTCCGGCGCTTTTGTGGTCCTGCAATGGCTCGGAGCAGCCTATCTCACCTATATCGCCTGGGGCATCTGGAAGAGTGCCAGTGCAACGCCCTCTGAAGATCAGGAAACTCTGGCAACGCCACAAACATCAGCAAGAACCTCTTTGTTTGCTGGGCTGCTGTTTAACCTCTCCAACCCTAAAGCGATCATGTTCTATCTCGCGCTCATGCCAAATCTGGTGAGCGTTGAAGAGATGAACCTGCTGGGTTTTGTCGAGCTGGCCTTGGTGCTGTCTGTTGTGCTGCTCACCATCAATGGCGTCTACTCGTTTCTGGCTGTGAAATTCAGAGAACTGCTCAGCTCTGAAAAGACCATGTACCTGATTAACCGACTGGCTGCACTGGGGCTTCTGTGCATCGCAGCGCTAATGATTGCACGCTAG
- the gyrB gene encoding DNA topoisomerase (ATP-hydrolyzing) subunit B has protein sequence MSETSTPENGGPEQANGAGEYGADSIKVLKGLDAVRKRPGMYIGDTDDGSGLHHMVYEVVDNSIDEALAGHADYVTVTLNADGSVTVTDNGRGIPVDIHPEEGISAAEVIMTQLHAGGKFDSNSYKVSGGLHGVGVSVVNALSTTLDLRIYRNDKEHFIRFHHGESAAPLEVVGDAPGKSGTEVTFTPSPETFTKTEFDYDTLEHRLRELAFLNSGARIILTDNRGVEPHVEELYYEGGLEAFVRYLDRAKHPLIEEPVTMMAEKDGITVEVAMWWNSSYHENVLCFTNNIPQRDGGTHLAGFRAALTRQLTGYADTSGLLKREKVSPTGEDCREGLSCVLSVKVPDPKFSSQTKDKLVSSEVRPVVENLVGEALSTWLEENPAPAKSIVSKVVEAASAREAARKARELTRRKGALDIASLPGKLADCQERDASKAELFIVEGDSAGGSAKQGRDRSNQAVLPLKGKILNVERARFDKMISSQEIGTLITALGTGIGNEEFNLEKLRYHKIIIMTDADVDGAHIRTLLLTFLFRQMPDLIENGYVYIAQPPLYKVTRGKSEQYLKDEAAFEEYLIGSGLDETSLTLANGEVRLGEDLRSVVEEAREVSDILNGLHSRYDKAVVEQAAIAGALNSDNLHNHEKAQEAAAYIARRLDILADEFERGWEGEATEEGDLIFSRIVRGVKEVTTIDAALLGSADARRLDSYFKHLDEVYHKAASLVRKDKSVDIRGPQALLEAVYAQGRKGISMQRYKGLGEMNPEQLWETTLDPNVRSLLQVKIKEADAADDIFTKLMGDEVEPRRDFIQTNALSVANLDV, from the coding sequence ATGAGCGAAACGTCGACCCCTGAAAATGGCGGACCTGAGCAGGCTAATGGCGCAGGTGAATACGGTGCAGATTCCATTAAAGTGCTGAAGGGCCTGGATGCTGTACGTAAGCGTCCTGGCATGTATATCGGCGACACCGATGATGGATCCGGCCTGCACCATATGGTCTATGAGGTTGTCGACAACTCCATCGATGAAGCGCTGGCTGGTCATGCCGATTATGTGACCGTAACGCTGAATGCTGATGGCTCTGTCACGGTGACCGATAACGGACGCGGTATCCCGGTTGATATTCACCCGGAAGAAGGCATTTCCGCAGCCGAAGTTATTATGACCCAGCTTCACGCTGGTGGTAAGTTTGACAGCAACTCCTACAAGGTATCCGGCGGTCTGCACGGTGTAGGTGTTTCTGTGGTGAATGCGCTGTCTACCACTCTGGACCTGCGCATCTACCGCAATGACAAAGAGCACTTCATTCGCTTCCATCACGGCGAGTCTGCTGCTCCTCTGGAAGTTGTTGGCGACGCACCGGGCAAGTCCGGCACTGAGGTGACCTTCACCCCGTCTCCAGAAACCTTCACCAAAACCGAGTTTGACTACGACACTCTGGAGCACCGCCTGCGCGAGTTGGCGTTCCTGAACTCCGGCGCTCGTATCATCCTGACCGACAATCGTGGTGTCGAGCCTCACGTTGAAGAGCTCTACTACGAAGGTGGTCTGGAAGCATTCGTCCGTTATCTGGACCGTGCAAAGCATCCGCTCATCGAAGAACCAGTCACCATGATGGCTGAAAAAGACGGCATCACTGTTGAAGTGGCGATGTGGTGGAACTCCAGCTACCACGAAAACGTTCTTTGCTTCACAAACAACATCCCGCAGCGTGATGGTGGTACTCACCTCGCAGGTTTCCGCGCCGCACTGACCCGTCAGTTGACCGGTTACGCAGACACCTCCGGCCTGTTGAAGCGTGAAAAGGTGAGCCCAACCGGCGAAGATTGCCGCGAAGGCCTGTCCTGCGTGCTTTCCGTGAAGGTTCCGGATCCAAAGTTCTCCTCCCAGACCAAAGACAAGCTGGTTTCCTCAGAAGTCCGTCCGGTGGTTGAGAACCTCGTTGGTGAAGCGCTCTCCACGTGGCTGGAAGAAAACCCTGCTCCGGCAAAGTCCATCGTTTCCAAAGTGGTGGAAGCTGCGAGTGCCCGCGAAGCGGCGCGTAAAGCACGCGAGCTGACCCGCCGCAAAGGCGCGTTGGATATCGCCTCCCTGCCGGGTAAGTTGGCGGACTGTCAGGAGCGCGACGCTTCTAAAGCTGAACTCTTCATAGTGGAGGGTGATTCCGCGGGTGGCTCTGCCAAACAGGGCCGTGACAGATCTAACCAGGCTGTGCTGCCGCTGAAGGGTAAGATCCTGAACGTCGAACGCGCACGTTTCGATAAGATGATCTCCTCGCAGGAAATCGGCACGCTGATTACTGCGCTGGGTACGGGTATCGGCAACGAGGAATTCAACCTCGAAAAGCTCCGCTATCACAAGATCATCATCATGACCGATGCGGACGTCGACGGTGCGCACATTCGTACGCTGCTGTTGACCTTCCTGTTCCGTCAGATGCCAGACCTGATCGAAAACGGTTACGTCTACATTGCGCAGCCACCACTTTACAAGGTAACGCGCGGCAAGTCCGAGCAGTACCTGAAAGATGAGGCAGCCTTTGAGGAATACCTGATCGGCAGCGGTCTGGACGAAACCTCCCTCACACTTGCAAACGGCGAAGTTCGTTTGGGTGAAGATCTGCGTTCAGTTGTTGAAGAAGCCCGTGAGGTTTCCGATATCCTCAACGGCCTGCATTCCCGATACGACAAAGCAGTTGTTGAGCAGGCAGCCATCGCTGGTGCGCTGAACTCCGACAACCTGCACAACCACGAAAAAGCGCAGGAAGCTGCTGCTTATATCGCACGTCGTCTGGACATTCTGGCCGATGAGTTTGAACGTGGCTGGGAAGGTGAAGCAACTGAAGAGGGTGATCTCATCTTCAGCCGAATTGTTCGCGGCGTGAAAGAAGTCACCACCATCGACGCAGCTTTGCTCGGTTCTGCTGATGCGCGCCGTCTCGACAGCTACTTCAAGCATCTGGATGAGGTCTACCACAAGGCAGCTTCTCTGGTTCGCAAAGATAAGTCCGTCGATATTCGCGGCCCCCAGGCACTTCTGGAAGCTGTATACGCGCAGGGCCGTAAAGGCATCTCCATGCAGCGCTATAAAGGGCTGGGCGAGATGAACCCTGAGCAGCTTTGGGAAACCACTCTGGACCCGAATGTTCGTTCCCTGCTGCAGGTTAAGATCAAGGAAGCTGACGCGGCTGACGACATCTTCACCAAGCTGATGGGCGATGAAGTTGAACCACGCCGTGACTTCATTCAGACCAACGCTCTGTCGGTTGCGAACCTCGACGTTTAA